In Terriglobus aquaticus, the genomic window CGTGGCCCGCATGGCCAACCCCAAGCTCATCAAGGAAATCATCGGCGCGGTCTCCATCCCGGTCATGGCCAAAGCCCGCATCGGCCACTTCGCCGAGGCACAAGTGCTGCAGGAACTCGGCGTCGACTTCATCGACGAGTCCGAAGTGCTCACCCCTGCCGACGAGAAGTTCCACATCGACAAGCACGCCTTCACCACACCGTTCGTCTGCGGTGCGAAGGACCTGGGCGAAGCCCTTCGCCGCATCGCCGAGGGCGCAGCGATGATCCGCACCAAGGGCGAACCTGGCACCGGGGACGTCGTTCACGCCGTGCAGCACATGCGCCAGATCACGCGCGAAATGAAGGCGCTCACCGTCCTCGGCGACGAAGAGCTCTACCACGCCGCCAAGAACCTGCAGGCTCCCTACGAACTCGTCCGCATGGTCGCGAAAGCCGGCAAGCTGCCGGTGCCCAATTTCTCCGCCGGCGGCATTGCGACACCGGCCGACGCTGCCCTCATGATGCAGCTCGGCGCAGAGACCGTCTTCGT contains:
- the pdxS gene encoding pyridoxal 5'-phosphate synthase lyase subunit PdxS, whose protein sequence is MADQSPDTSNSANQNGRYAPQSLRLKTGLAEMLKGGVIMDVMSVEQARIAEEAGAVSVMALERVPAMIRAQGGVARMANPKLIKEIIGAVSIPVMAKARIGHFAEAQVLQELGVDFIDESEVLTPADEKFHIDKHAFTTPFVCGAKDLGEALRRIAEGAAMIRTKGEPGTGDVVHAVQHMRQITREMKALTVLGDEELYHAAKNLQAPYELVRMVAKAGKLPVPNFSAGGIATPADAALMMQLGAETVFVGSGIFMKDGADPLDVSSWTREEAEIGLCTQKEVGTPRNPDEHAEAVSRAKAIVLATLHHNDPKIVAEASEAVLGSMKGLAAAGIEESQRMQTRGW